A stretch of Ascochyta rabiei chromosome 6, complete sequence DNA encodes these proteins:
- a CDS encoding Uroporphyrinogen-III C-methyltransferase: MAPALLTAVDSASHIHLILGSNPLAAARCTRSIEVGAHPILIAPDDATLHYGLVKRIDEGKVSWLKRSFREDDLTTLGRAQVDGVVDAVFVTAGGKQGQSTQISNLCRRLRIPVNVADAPNLCSFTLLSTHSDGPLQIGVTASGKGCKLSARIRREIASSLPPHLGDAVERLGTLRRRIWEEEHAAELSQDLEAEDEDSGQPATFNKLVLEESKEAARGRRMRWLSQICEYWPLRRLAAITDADIDTLFREFASSSPSKIGPTSTTTLMKKPGRIILAGSGPGNPDLLTRAAHKAILSADLILADKLVPAPILDLVPRRATVHIARKFPGNADRAQEELLEWGLEGLKAGKVVVRIKQGDPYIYGRGGEEYDFFRSHGFIPTVLPGITSALSAPLFAAIPATHRGVADQVLICTGTGRKGAPLDPPEFVASRTIVLLMSLHRLEALIESLVAKGYPADLPIAVLERASCPDQRVIRTTIQHVCAAVEEEGSRPPGLLVVGNACRVLSNYTQKWVVEEGFHGLDDLGCEGELQLSKLGHVVAQVAA, translated from the exons ATGGCGCCCGCGCTTCTTACCGCCGTCGACTCGGCTTCACACATCCACCTCATCCTCGGCTCCAACCCCCTGGCTGCCGCGCGATGCACACGCTCCATCGAGGTCGGCGCGCACCCCATACTGATTGCCCCGGACGACGCCACATTACACTACGGCCTTGTCAAGCGCATCGACGAAGGCAAAGTCAGCTGGCTCAAGCGTAGCTTCCGAGAAGACGACCTGACCACACTGGGTCGTGCCCAAGTCGACGGAGTGGTCGATGCCGTCTTCGTGACAGCAGGCGGAAAGCAGGGGCAGA GCACACAAATCTCCAATCTTTGCCGCCGCCTACGGATTCCCGTCAACGTTGCTGATGCGCCCAACCTCTGCTCCTTCACACTTCTCTCCACACACTCCGACGGCCCTCTGCAGATTGGCGTAACAGCGTCTGGCAAGGGCTGCAAGCTGTCCGCCCGCATCCGGCGCGAGATTGCCTCTTCATTGCCACCGCACCTGGGCGATGCTGTCGAGCGACTCGGCACCCTACGCCGACGCATATGGGAGGAAGAGCATGCTGCTGAGCTTTCCCAAGATCTCGAAgccgaggacgaggacaGCGGTCAGCCCGCAACCTTCAACAAGCTCGTTCTCGAGGAGAGCAAAGAAGCAGCACGAGGCCGCCGCATGCGCTGGCTCTCCCAGATATGCGAATACTGGCCCCTCCGACGCCTCGCCGCCATCACAGACGCCGACATTGACACCCTTTTCCGCGAGTTCGCCAGCAGCAGTCCTTCCAAGATCGGTCCCACTTCCACTACAACCCTCATGAAGAAGCCAGGTCGTATCATCCTCGCTGGCTCCGGCCCCGGCAACCCCGACCTCCTCACCCGCGCAGCCCACAAAGCCATCCTCTCCGCCGACCTGATCCTCGCCGACAAGCTCGTCCCCGCACCCATCCTCGACCTCGTCCCCCGTCGCGCCACCGTCCACATTGCGCGCAAGTTCCCCGGCAACGCAGACCGCGCACAAGAAGAGCTCCTGGAATGGGGTCTCGAAGGGTTGAAGGCCGGCAAGGTGGTCGTCCGCATCAAGCAGGGCGATCCATACATCTACGGCCGCGGCGGCGAGGAGTACGATTTCTTCCGCTCCCACGGTTTCATCCCTACCGTTCTTCCCGGCATCACAAGCGCCTTGTCCGCCCCGCTCTTCGCTGCCATCCCCGCGACACACAGAGGCGTGGCAGATCAAGTGCTGATCTGCACCGGCACCGGCAGGAAAGGCGCTCCTCTCGACCCACCCGAGTTTGTCGCGAGCAGAACCATAGTCCTGCTCATGTCCCTGCACCGCCTCGAGGCACTGATCGAGAGCCTAGTCGCCAAGGGCTACCCGGCCGACCTACCCATCGCGGTGCTCGAGCGCGCGAGCTGTCCCGATCAAAGAGTGATCCGCACCACCATCCAACACGTCTGCGCCGCCGTCGAAGAGGAGGGCAGCCGGCCCCCCGGCTTGCTCGTCGTCGGCAACGCGTGCAGGGTCCTCAGCAACTACACGCAGAAGTGGGTCGTCGAAGAGGGCTTCCACGGCTTGGACGACTTGGGGTGCGAGGGCGAGCTGCAGTTGAGTAAGCTCGGGCATGTTGTTGCCCAGGTCGCTGCGTAG